A stretch of the Medicago truncatula cultivar Jemalong A17 chromosome 5, MtrunA17r5.0-ANR, whole genome shotgun sequence genome encodes the following:
- the LOC11413632 gene encoding zinc-finger homeodomain protein 6 → METKMSQTTLGYNRDSSSSSPTPPPPPQVHTLVFNNPPQNSHPNHNTTTNLYPPPHLAPSSQRPIIDPDLTAATTTTTSITTQPQPQQIIPSTATKICYRECLRNHAASMGSHVVDGCGEFMPSGEEGTPQYFKCAACDCHRNFHRKHVQQQHSIPQQHVQHVPNYHHSNNNGHLNLPTPSSSSQRVSQPSSGQVPPSMMMTFGSVPAESSSEDLNMFGAQFSIQTPQQPLSKKRVRTKFSQQQKDKMMEFAEKIGWKIQKHDEQEVQQFCSQVGIKRQVFKVFMHNNKQAMKKQQM, encoded by the coding sequence ATGGAAACAAAGATGTCACAAACAACTTTAGGTTACAATagagattcttcttcttcttcaccaactccaccaccaccacctcaagTTCACACATTAGTCTTCAATAACCCACCTCAAAATTCACACCCTAACCATAATACTACTACTAATCTTTATCCACCACCACATCTTGCACCTTCTTCTCAAAGACCTATCATAGATCCAGATCTAACGGCTGCAACAACAACTACTACCTCAATAACAACACAACCTCAACCACAACAAATAATACCATCAACAGCAACAAAAATATGTTACCGAGAATGTCTGAGAAACCACGCGGCAAGCATGGGAAGCCACGTGGTAGATGGATGTGGTGAATTCATGCCAAGCGGTGAAGAAGGTACCCCACAATACTTCAAATGTGCTGCTTGTGATTGTCACCGTAATTTCCATCGAAAACATGTCCAACAACAACATAGTATTCCTCAACAACATGTTCAGCATGTTCCTAATTATCATCATAGCAACAACAACGGTCACCTTAATCTTCCAACACCATCTTCTTCATCTCAAAGAGTTTCACAACCTAGTTCTGGACAAGTTCCACCGTCCATGATGATGACTTTTGGATCAGTTCCAGCTGAATCATCAAGTGAAGATCTCAATATGTTTGGTGCACAATTTTCCATACAGACGCCGCAGCAACCGCTTTCGAAGAAGAGGGTAAGGACGAAATTCTCACAGCAACAAAAAGATAAGATGATGGAGTTTGCTGAAAAGATTGGGTGGAAGATTCAGAAACATGATGAACAAGAAGTGCAACAGTTTTGTTCTCAAGTTGGTATCAAGAGACAGGTTTTTAAAGTTTTTATGCATAATAACAAACAAGCTATGAAGAAACAACAAATGTAA
- the LOC11410068 gene encoding late embryogenesis abundant protein D-29 isoform X2 has protein sequence MAKTKLLLLVLCLVVNVVMCRSWVEDVAEEETNAKDEDVKQFAAEIFQSLGLENDDCTQNMKYKAEDAASRATDTMKSAASGASEYASQKARDTKEAISGAISYGREKTSESYNRIGGDENIRMPTEKVTETYEDAKQKLNIASDKASNMAQNVKDNMDDGMGYGRKGAANVYDQGNQKLNMDSDMASEKFHDAKEKASNVHDEAKERIKVASHKMYDEARNGMNVVGDKGNDAKDKMGCGGDKVEETFDQAKHEVGEAYMSARDSTSEEAKAKYQAAKEKASEATGNLGAKMRNTP, from the exons atggcGAAGACAAAGCTTTTGTTGTTGGTGCTGTGTCTTGTGGTGAATGTGGTTATGTGTAGGTCTTGGGTTGAGGATGTTGCTGAAGAAGAGACCAATGCCAAAGATGAGGATGTCAAACAGTTTGCTGCAGAAATCTTCCA AAGTTTGGGGTTAGAAAATGATGATTGCACCCAAAACATGAAGTATAAAGCTGAAGATGCTGCTTCAAGGGCCACAGACACAATGAAATCTGCAGCATCCG GAGCTTCTGAGTATGCTTCGCAGAAGGCTAGAGATACCAAGGAAGCAATTTCAGGAGCCATTTCATACGGAAGGGAAAAAACATCGGAGTCTTATAATCGAATTGGAGGTGATGAAAACATCAGAATGCCAACAGAAAAAGTGACTGAAACCTATGAGGATGCTAAGCAAAAACTAAACATAGCTTCAGATAAGGCTTCAAATATGGCTCAAAATGTCAAAGATAACATGGATGATGGCATGGGATATGGAAGAAAAGGAGCAGCCAATGTTTATGACCAAGGGAATCAGAAATTAAACATGGATTCTGATATGGCATCAGAAAAATTCCATGATGCAAAGGAGAAAGCAAGCAATGTTCACGATGAAGCTAAGGAGAGAATCAAGGTGGCTTCACATAAAATGTATGATGAAGCAAGGAATGGAATGAATGTGGTTGGAGATAAGGGCAATGATGCCAAAGATAAAATGGGATGTGGAGGAGACAAAGTGGAAGAAACTTTTGACCAAGCTAAACATGAAGTGGGTGAAGCTTACATGTCGGCAAGGGATTCAACGAGTGAAGAGGCCAAGGCTAAATACCAGGCTGCAAAGGAGAAGGCTTCAGAAGCCACAGGAAATCTTGGAGCTAAGATGAGGAATACCCCATAA
- the LOC11410068 gene encoding late embryogenesis abundant protein D-29 isoform X1, whose amino-acid sequence MAKTKLLLLVLCLVVNVVMCRSWVEDVAEEETNAKDEDVKQFAAEIFQSLGLENNDATQNMRHKAEEETNAIDDVAKQFAAEISQSLGLENDDCTQNMKYKAEDAASRATDTMKSAASGASEYASQKARDTKEAISGAISYGREKTSESYNRIGGDENIRMPTEKVTETYEDAKQKLNIASDKASNMAQNVKDNMDDGMGYGRKGAANVYDQGNQKLNMDSDMASEKFHDAKEKASNVHDEAKERIKVASHKMYDEARNGMNVVGDKGNDAKDKMGCGGDKVEETFDQAKHEVGEAYMSARDSTSEEAKAKYQAAKEKASEATGNLGAKMRNTP is encoded by the exons atggcGAAGACAAAGCTTTTGTTGTTGGTGCTGTGTCTTGTGGTGAATGTGGTTATGTGTAGGTCTTGGGTTGAGGATGTTGCTGAAGAAGAGACCAATGCCAAAGATGAGGATGTCAAACAGTTTGCTGCAGAAATCTTCCA AAGTTTGGGGTTGGAAAATAATGATGCCACTCAAAACATGAGGCATAAAGCTGAAGAAGAGACCAATGCCATTGATGATGTTGCCAAACAGTTTGCCGCAGAAATTTCCCA AAGTTTGGGGTTAGAAAATGATGATTGCACCCAAAACATGAAGTATAAAGCTGAAGATGCTGCTTCAAGGGCCACAGACACAATGAAATCTGCAGCATCCG GAGCTTCTGAGTATGCTTCGCAGAAGGCTAGAGATACCAAGGAAGCAATTTCAGGAGCCATTTCATACGGAAGGGAAAAAACATCGGAGTCTTATAATCGAATTGGAGGTGATGAAAACATCAGAATGCCAACAGAAAAAGTGACTGAAACCTATGAGGATGCTAAGCAAAAACTAAACATAGCTTCAGATAAGGCTTCAAATATGGCTCAAAATGTCAAAGATAACATGGATGATGGCATGGGATATGGAAGAAAAGGAGCAGCCAATGTTTATGACCAAGGGAATCAGAAATTAAACATGGATTCTGATATGGCATCAGAAAAATTCCATGATGCAAAGGAGAAAGCAAGCAATGTTCACGATGAAGCTAAGGAGAGAATCAAGGTGGCTTCACATAAAATGTATGATGAAGCAAGGAATGGAATGAATGTGGTTGGAGATAAGGGCAATGATGCCAAAGATAAAATGGGATGTGGAGGAGACAAAGTGGAAGAAACTTTTGACCAAGCTAAACATGAAGTGGGTGAAGCTTACATGTCGGCAAGGGATTCAACGAGTGAAGAGGCCAAGGCTAAATACCAGGCTGCAAAGGAGAAGGCTTCAGAAGCCACAGGAAATCTTGGAGCTAAGATGAGGAATACCCCATAA